A DNA window from Flavisolibacter ginsenosidimutans contains the following coding sequences:
- a CDS encoding TonB-dependent receptor — MRSIVLLLLLAFHWTVFAQTNTLLVETTVKHYDENPAGVISGTVKTTDGMPATFVTVLLKEPNLSTYTDEQGAFLFSNLKEGFYTLEISMSGLKPQQRTVQLKKNETARLVIVLQEDAKQLSEVVVSASRRLNNKPVSAGKIDVNPMDLPQSLTVVGQGLIREQQAQRLGDVLKNVNGIYVTTTRGAVQESFGGRGYSFGSTNLFKNGARINSGAMPEMSSLERVEVLKGSTAVLYGQVAPGGIINMVTKQPKFAAGGEVSMRVGSYDLYKPAVDFYGPLSSSIAYRVNGTFESAGSFRDGVNSSRYYVNPSVLFKLRDRTEILAEGDYLFHRFTPDFGIGTLGGTKIADVPRNRFMGTSWQYNKTDQVTATATLKHNFNDAWKLNASFSYQQYKRDYYAVERVQAAANGDWTRPLGKILSDENYYTGQVNLIGKFTTASLEHNFLAGADADNDVITNNDFSFPAVSGLPAGSYDKINVLDPGKYVQRSDVPTATPIRKRVAPLDRVGFYAQDLIKLSSKFNVLAGLRWSYVQTAGIDSTNLLTGTKTKGKSRYDNAFSPRLGLVYKPFATTTFFVSYSNSFVVNTGQDVYGKAVPPSLVDQYEAGVKNEFWSGRVSANVTVYRILNNNLAQTAPYLPDGTPNNNSNIKMLSGQTKSDGVEVDLAGQPIRNLQVSAGYSYNFMRYTKTNTTIGSFKTGERLVNNPAHTANASAFYTFGNGLLKGFKAGVTVAYVGDRFAGWNTDVVSVNPVTYRSRIFPVEGFTTVDVSLGCSVKKLSVLAKVSNLTNALNYYVHENYSVNPISPTQVVATVAYKF, encoded by the coding sequence GTGAGATCAATTGTTCTACTCCTCCTTTTGGCGTTTCATTGGACCGTCTTTGCACAAACCAATACCTTGCTTGTAGAGACAACCGTCAAGCACTACGACGAAAATCCTGCCGGCGTCATTTCAGGCACGGTAAAAACAACCGACGGCATGCCGGCTACTTTTGTTACCGTACTGCTGAAAGAGCCCAACCTTTCTACTTATACCGATGAACAAGGCGCCTTTCTTTTTTCGAATTTGAAAGAAGGATTTTATACGCTGGAAATTTCAATGAGCGGACTAAAGCCGCAACAACGAACCGTTCAATTAAAGAAGAACGAAACGGCAAGGCTTGTGATTGTTTTGCAGGAGGACGCCAAACAACTTTCTGAAGTGGTTGTGAGCGCCAGCCGCCGCCTGAACAACAAACCCGTTTCCGCCGGAAAGATTGACGTGAACCCCATGGACTTGCCGCAGAGTTTAACGGTGGTGGGACAAGGACTGATTCGCGAACAACAAGCGCAACGCCTGGGCGACGTGCTGAAAAACGTGAACGGTATTTACGTGACCACCACACGCGGTGCGGTGCAGGAAAGTTTCGGCGGACGAGGTTACAGCTTTGGCAGTACCAACCTGTTTAAAAACGGTGCCCGCATTAATAGCGGTGCAATGCCTGAAATGAGTTCGCTGGAAAGAGTGGAAGTGCTGAAAGGAAGCACCGCCGTTTTGTATGGACAAGTAGCGCCGGGCGGCATCATAAACATGGTGACAAAGCAGCCTAAGTTTGCAGCCGGCGGCGAAGTTTCGATGCGTGTAGGCAGTTATGATTTGTACAAGCCCGCTGTTGATTTTTACGGGCCGCTTTCTTCTTCCATCGCTTATCGCGTTAACGGTACTTTCGAAAGTGCCGGCAGTTTTCGCGACGGCGTAAATTCTTCGCGTTATTACGTAAACCCTTCCGTGCTGTTTAAGCTAAGAGACCGTACCGAAATTCTTGCCGAAGGCGATTATCTCTTTCATCGTTTTACACCGGACTTCGGCATTGGTACGTTGGGGGGAACAAAAATTGCCGATGTGCCCCGCAACCGCTTCATGGGCACAAGCTGGCAATACAATAAAACCGATCAAGTAACGGCAACGGCTACGTTAAAGCACAACTTCAATGACGCATGGAAACTGAACGCTTCTTTTTCTTATCAGCAATACAAAAGAGATTATTACGCTGTGGAAAGAGTGCAGGCCGCAGCCAACGGCGACTGGACAAGACCGCTCGGAAAAATTTTGAGCGATGAAAACTATTACACCGGACAGGTAAACCTGATTGGCAAATTTACAACGGCATCACTTGAACACAATTTTTTGGCTGGCGCCGATGCCGACAATGATGTGATTACAAACAACGATTTTTCTTTTCCCGCTGTAAGCGGATTGCCTGCCGGCAGTTACGATAAAATCAATGTTCTTGATCCCGGCAAATACGTGCAGCGTAGCGATGTGCCAACGGCAACGCCCATCAGAAAGAGAGTGGCTCCGCTTGACCGCGTTGGTTTTTATGCGCAGGATTTGATTAAACTGTCATCAAAGTTTAATGTGCTTGCAGGCTTGCGTTGGTCCTATGTGCAAACGGCGGGCATTGATTCAACAAATCTTCTGACGGGCACCAAAACGAAAGGCAAGTCGCGTTACGACAATGCCTTTTCGCCGCGATTGGGTTTGGTGTACAAACCGTTTGCGACAACGACTTTCTTTGTGAGTTATTCAAATTCTTTTGTGGTAAACACGGGGCAGGATGTGTACGGAAAAGCAGTACCGCCTTCACTTGTTGATCAATACGAGGCCGGCGTAAAGAACGAGTTTTGGAGTGGAAGAGTATCCGCCAACGTTACGGTCTATCGCATCCTGAATAACAATCTTGCGCAAACCGCACCGTATTTGCCGGATGGAACACCGAACAACAATTCGAACATAAAAATGCTCAGCGGGCAAACAAAAAGCGACGGTGTGGAAGTAGATCTTGCGGGACAGCCAATCAGGAATTTGCAGGTAAGCGCAGGCTACAGCTACAACTTTATGCGTTACACAAAAACCAACACCACTATCGGCAGTTTTAAAACCGGCGAACGGTTGGTGAACAATCCGGCGCATACCGCCAATGCAAGTGCATTTTACACGTTCGGCAATGGATTGTTGAAAGGGTTTAAGGCCGGCGTAACCGTGGCGTACGTTGGCGATCGCTTCGCGGGCTGGAACACCGATGTTGTTTCGGTGAACCCGGTAACGTACCGCAGCCGCATTTTTCCGGTAGAAGGTTTTACCACGGTTGACGTATCGCTGGGCTGTTCGGTAAAGAAGCTTTCGGTGCTGGCAAAGGTTTCCAATCTTACCAACGCATTGAATTATTACGTGCACGAGAATTACAGCGTTAATCCTATATCGCCAACGCAAGTTGTAGCAACGGTTGCGTATAAGTTTTAA
- a CDS encoding CopD family protein — protein MYAYLKALHIIFIVTWFAGMFYIVRLFIYNTEAAEKPEPEKSILQKQFSVMIKRLWFGITWPSAILTLIFGPWVMLNGSWQKSLTDESGRWLFIKLCFVLLLYVYHFSLHKIYKQQSLGVFKYNSQQLRIWNEVATIFLVPIVMLATVKSSLSWVWGLVGLVAFIIVLMAAIKIYKALRKRNE, from the coding sequence ATGTACGCTTATCTCAAAGCCCTCCACATCATCTTTATCGTTACCTGGTTTGCGGGCATGTTTTACATTGTTCGCCTGTTTATTTACAACACCGAAGCGGCGGAAAAACCGGAACCCGAAAAGAGCATTTTGCAAAAACAATTTTCGGTGATGATCAAGCGGCTTTGGTTTGGGATAACGTGGCCTTCGGCAATTCTGACGTTGATATTCGGGCCATGGGTTATGCTGAACGGCAGTTGGCAAAAATCACTGACCGATGAAAGCGGACGATGGCTTTTCATCAAACTTTGCTTTGTGCTATTGCTTTACGTTTATCATTTTTCGCTGCATAAAATTTACAAGCAGCAATCATTGGGCGTTTTCAAATACAATTCGCAACAACTCCGTATCTGGAACGAAGTAGCCACTATTTTTTTGGTACCCATTGTAATGCTGGCAACGGTTAAATCAAGTTTGAGTTGGGTGTGGGGATTGGTGGGGCTCGTGGCGTTTATCATCGTTCTTATGGCGGCCATTAAAATTTACAAAGCACTTCGCAAAAGGAACGAGTGA
- the hemH gene encoding ferrochelatase translates to MKKAVVLMNLGSPDSTDVKDVKRYLDEFLMDERVIDKPWLFRALLVKGIIVPFRAPKSAEAYKSIWTEKGSPLIVISEQLGDALKKEIAEPVAIAMRYGNPSPRAAFDELVKNNPDLEEVIAVPMYPHYAMSSYETAVEYAKEQHKKGGYSFKLTTIKPYYDNGDYIHALCESIRPHLESEWDHILFSYHGVPERHIYKGDVTGQHCLKVPDCCDVPSPAHQYCYRHQCWTTTKLVTQRLNIPAEKFTFSFQSRLGRDPWLQPYTAQKLAELPKEGVKKLLVVCPAFVSDCLETLEEIAVEGKETFLHNGGERFEMIPCLNVHPLWVNALAKWVGEYVSGKKEMVLEM, encoded by the coding sequence ATGAAAAAAGCCGTTGTATTGATGAACCTTGGGTCGCCCGACTCGACGGACGTAAAAGACGTAAAGCGCTACTTAGATGAATTTCTGATGGACGAAAGGGTGATTGACAAACCCTGGCTTTTTCGTGCCTTGCTGGTTAAGGGAATCATCGTTCCGTTTCGGGCACCCAAATCGGCCGAAGCCTATAAATCCATTTGGACCGAAAAAGGCTCGCCACTTATTGTCATCTCCGAACAATTGGGCGATGCGTTAAAGAAAGAGATTGCGGAACCCGTGGCCATCGCCATGCGTTATGGCAACCCTTCGCCCAGGGCGGCTTTTGATGAATTGGTAAAAAACAATCCCGACCTGGAGGAAGTGATTGCGGTGCCGATGTACCCACACTATGCCATGAGTTCTTACGAAACCGCGGTTGAATACGCAAAAGAACAACACAAGAAGGGCGGCTATTCGTTCAAGCTGACAACCATCAAACCTTATTACGACAACGGCGACTACATTCATGCCTTGTGCGAAAGCATACGTCCGCATTTGGAAAGCGAGTGGGATCACATACTGTTTTCCTATCACGGCGTGCCGGAGCGGCACATTTACAAAGGCGATGTCACCGGTCAACATTGTTTGAAGGTTCCTGATTGTTGCGATGTGCCTTCACCGGCGCATCAATATTGTTACCGCCATCAATGCTGGACTACGACAAAGCTGGTTACGCAACGCCTGAACATTCCAGCGGAAAAATTTACGTTCTCGTTTCAGTCTCGCCTTGGCCGCGATCCCTGGCTGCAACCTTACACTGCACAAAAACTTGCGGAACTACCAAAAGAAGGCGTGAAAAAATTGTTGGTGGTTTGCCCTGCTTTTGTCAGCGACTGTTTGGAAACACTGGAAGAAATAGCGGTGGAAGGAAAAGAAACCTTTTTGCACAACGGCGGCGAACGCTTTGAAATGATTCCCTGCCTTAACGTACATCCGCTTTGGGTGAATGCTTTGGCAAAATGGGTTGGCGAATACGTTTCGGGCAAGAAAGAAATGGTGCTTGAAATGTAA
- the hemA gene encoding glutamyl-tRNA reductase — protein MNTQHFKNISNFFVAGINYKKSDAAVRGKFAINNEQYANVLEDAAAQGLDEIFILSTCNRTEIYGFAHCSHQLVELLCSQTAGDAETFKQSAYIKNGIEAVEHAFSVGAGLDSQILGDYEIVGQLKTAVKFAKEQGFVGAFTERLINCVLQSSKLIKNSTSLSGGTVSVSFAAVQYIMNRVIDPSSKNILLLGVGKIGRNTCKNLVDYLGTKNITLINRSVDKAATLAGELNLRHASLDSLEEEVAKADIILVATNSAEPVILKEQVEGKGEKLIIDLSVPANVEEAAQHLSNVQVINVDALSKIKDETLKMRLAEVPKAKGIISELMAEFEDWCEMRKHVPMLKELKVKLKELYAHPQYVQTITSAKTIDVHIQRVLNDTAGKIKVQNQKGCQYLAALNEFINAKN, from the coding sequence ATGAATACGCAGCACTTCAAAAACATATCGAACTTCTTTGTTGCCGGTATCAATTACAAAAAATCCGACGCAGCCGTAAGGGGAAAGTTTGCGATTAACAACGAGCAATACGCTAACGTGTTGGAAGACGCTGCGGCACAGGGCCTCGACGAAATTTTCATTCTTTCTACCTGCAACCGCACCGAGATTTACGGCTTTGCGCATTGCAGTCATCAATTGGTGGAACTGCTTTGTTCGCAAACGGCCGGCGATGCGGAAACCTTCAAACAATCGGCTTACATTAAAAACGGTATCGAAGCAGTTGAACACGCATTCAGCGTTGGCGCAGGACTTGATTCGCAAATCCTGGGCGATTACGAAATCGTTGGCCAGTTAAAGACTGCGGTAAAATTTGCCAAAGAACAGGGCTTTGTCGGCGCTTTTACCGAGCGGCTGATCAACTGCGTGCTGCAATCGTCCAAACTCATTAAGAACAGTACGTCGTTAAGCGGCGGAACGGTTTCGGTTTCGTTTGCCGCTGTGCAATACATCATGAACCGTGTGATTGATCCATCGTCGAAAAATATCTTGTTGTTGGGCGTTGGAAAAATCGGCCGCAACACCTGCAAAAACCTGGTGGATTATCTCGGTACAAAAAATATTACGCTGATTAACCGCTCGGTTGACAAAGCCGCCACGCTTGCCGGTGAATTGAACTTGCGCCATGCCTCGCTTGATTCGTTGGAAGAAGAAGTAGCCAAGGCTGATATTATTTTGGTGGCCACCAATTCGGCAGAGCCGGTGATTTTAAAAGAACAGGTTGAAGGGAAAGGTGAGAAATTAATCATTGATCTTTCCGTTCCGGCCAACGTGGAAGAAGCGGCGCAACACTTGTCGAACGTGCAAGTAATTAACGTAGACGCACTTTCCAAAATCAAGGACGAAACCCTGAAGATGCGCCTGGCCGAAGTGCCCAAGGCAAAAGGCATTATTTCGGAACTAATGGCGGAATTTGAAGACTGGTGCGAAATGCGCAAGCACGTGCCCATGCTGAAAGAACTGAAAGTAAAACTGAAAGAACTGTACGCTCATCCACAATACGTGCAAACTATCACTAGCGCAAAAACAATTGACGTGCACATTCAGCGTGTGCTGAACGACACTGCGGGAAAGATCAAAGTGCAGAACCAAAAAGGTTGTCAGTACCTTGCTGCGCTGAACGAGTTTATCAACGCAAAAAATTAA